The proteins below are encoded in one region of Chitinophagales bacterium:
- a CDS encoding response regulator produces the protein MRILVVDDEEDVELLFRQRFRKESNEGRVNLHFANSGVAALKELEDVSNQDIIIILSDINMPGMTGLELLEKIKSQYPNKKVMMISAYGNEQYMSEAERKGADDFFTKPVDFKLLKEKILSDV, from the coding sequence CTGAGAATTTTAGTTGTGGACGATGAAGAAGACGTAGAACTACTCTTCCGTCAGCGGTTTAGAAAAGAAAGCAATGAAGGCAGAGTAAATTTGCATTTTGCCAATTCCGGAGTAGCAGCATTAAAGGAATTAGAAGATGTTTCAAACCAAGACATCATTATTATACTCTCCGACATCAATATGCCGGGAATGACAGGATTAGAACTGTTGGAGAAGATAAAATCGCAATATCCCAATAAGAAAGTAATGATGATTTCTGCCTACGGAAATGAACAATATATGAGTGAAGCCGAGCGCAAAGGAGCAGACGATTTTTTTACTAAACCGGTAGATTTTAAGTTGTTAAAAGAGAAAATTTTGTCAGACGTTTAA
- a CDS encoding two-component sensor histidine kinase: MLLFVFVVIRQIRAKNRANTELAKALEELKATQTQLVQQEKLASLGQLTAGIAHEIQNPLNFVNNFADLSLELLEEMKESSDMEDIKAIAGDLTQNLTKIHHHGKRADSIVKNMLQHSREQKGEKEPTDLNELLKEFVNLAYHGMRATNKDFNCRIEQVFDSELPKVKLVKQDLGRVLLNMFNNSFYSIGKKIPLQVKDYLPTLRISTKTEGDKVLIAIYDNGLGMSEEVKQKLFNPFFTTKPTGEGTGLGLSISHDIIVKLHNGSMKVEAQEGEFALFEITLPIT, encoded by the coding sequence ATGCTGCTATTCGTGTTTGTAGTTATTAGGCAAATACGTGCCAAAAACAGAGCCAATACCGAATTGGCAAAAGCGCTAGAAGAGTTGAAGGCAACACAAACACAATTAGTTCAGCAGGAAAAATTAGCCTCACTTGGGCAGCTTACAGCAGGTATTGCACACGAAATTCAAAACCCGCTAAACTTTGTAAATAACTTTGCCGACCTTTCACTCGAGTTATTAGAAGAAATGAAAGAGTCGAGCGATATGGAAGATATAAAAGCCATTGCTGGCGACCTCACCCAAAACCTCACCAAAATACATCATCACGGAAAACGCGCAGACAGCATCGTTAAGAATATGCTACAACACAGCCGTGAACAAAAGGGCGAAAAAGAGCCAACCGACTTAAACGAATTGCTGAAAGAATTTGTGAATTTGGCTTATCATGGTATGCGCGCTACCAACAAAGATTTCAACTGCCGTATTGAACAAGTATTTGATAGTGAGCTTCCTAAAGTGAAATTGGTAAAGCAAGATTTAGGTAGGGTATTGCTGAATATGTTTAACAATAGCTTTTACTCCATTGGTAAAAAGATACCATTACAAGTTAAAGATTATCTACCCACTTTGCGAATATCTACCAAAACCGAAGGCGATAAAGTACTTATTGCCATTTACGACAACGGTTTGGGTATGAGCGAAGAAGTGAAACAAAAATTGTTCAATCCGTTTTTCACCACCAAACCAACCGGAGAAGGAACCGGACTCGGACTTTCTATAAGCCACGATATCATTGTTAAGCTGCACAACGGCAGTATGAAAGTAGAGGCTCAAGAAGGCGAATTTGCACTGTTTGAAATTACATTACCAATTACATAA
- a CDS encoding fibronectin type III domain-containing protein, with product MLLAALLWATSGWAQTIVIGTGGSNSNGTGNDPIDDYFAYMHYQTVYTAAELSAAGLVAYNELTGLGFSVSESPGTLANYTIKIGHTSATNAAAHIAASSTTVKPAFSYTPTVVSAGSFDMVSFATNFVWNGTDNIFIDICTGSNPYVSPYGGVRVHSLTNGSRYVRSDGSAQCAVNTNTTNSNRPQIQFSYITGTPPSCLPPLALSGTATTGTTANINWTAPSPAPSNGYEYAVTTSATPPVSGTAFAGTSTSVSGLTPVTTYYLHVRSYCGGSDYSSWVTSTSFTTPCAAATLPWTENFDGVTIPAFPNCWKKENGDWTTTNNSSSSYDADARSGTQFLRNSWSATNEFVWTPSFTMTSGTTYEFKFWWAGDNESGWTGDVFVNSAQSSSGATQLGTSFVTSGTTTTKTYVQETYSFTPGTTGDYYFAIRVNATSNPWYLSFDDFGVDVAPSCLSPTALSGTPTTATTANIGWTAPSPAPSNGYEYAVTTSATPPVSGTAFAGTSTSVSGLAPVTTYYLHVRSDCGSGSYSPWVTSASFTTPCVATALPWTENFDGVTIPAFPNCWKKENGDWVTTNNSNSTYDADARSGTQFLRNSFSATNEFVWTPGFTMTGGTAYEFKFWWAGDTYSGWTGDVFVNSAQSSAGATQLGSSFVASGTVTTKTYKQETYSFTPGTTGDYYFAIRVNATSNPWYLSFDDFGVDVAPSCIQPSASAATSITTSSADYNFTCTSCSGNYIVEYGLSGFTPGTGATAGTGGTVITTSTLTGTISGLSALTGYDYYVRQVCAGSTYSTNAGPISFSTSMDCSAAVAITCGVNFAFNVTAGSGSWNTTPSGLCVATPGKEVLYSFTPALTGVYSLANTVAGTGDFVDVYIKTDTGGCSDAASWSCVGWYYSPLQNRSLGTLSAGTKYYIMADVESAVASTQTFNIACVLPPPANDNCAGAVAFPTIPTDGTCASVTVNTAGATGSADATCSGTEDDDVWYTFTVPAGYTSVNYANTSISGNGDRMIQVFSGSCPGTSIGCYDPESGTITGLTGGSTYLLRTYTYGSGVTSNFSICLSVPPPPPANDNCAGAKLLTNCSLPDTTKNLGGATSSLAAGSCAGTADDDVWYKFVATASSMYVTCFSSYDAVLELRSGACNGTEVTCVDDYTTNTFEDIVATGLTVGNTYYVRVYSYGSSKPSATDFVWVTAAEAGCWQGATSTNWATAGNWSDLVVPNSCSKNVTIPAGTPYAPEISSASYSVGNINISNGVTLTINATRALNVCGNWNGGVSSLAAAIGAGRVEFNGTGAQTISGKTTFSTLQVNKSSGTTALAAGAVVNSTVALELKAGNIDVSAGTFTLKSADASNAAMLDNFSSGFTGSIIGNISAERGYNNATDPSLHKQHFFSSPINNVAIAQFAPTYGVNGGWVTPKPDCDEMNLANGSNYGSVFEYDESHVTACHLEAWKVRSSGTADNARGYSVVKSSAGVLTLSGAPNLGATYTVPNLTRIGWTSMMTPQGNQYESGWSLLGNPYSASLDLDYSVNGDFENAIQVLHTSGLFAGTYQPVTMSGSDVLAPFQGFMARKAIQGGSATFTINAANRSRTTTTFQKNGEHQMSLSVIGNGFADITYFNFDANSTTGFDVDADGGKLSSYHGQPTLYSIIGATWASINTNPDVPSTPNIPLGFNPGSNGAFQFVGTGFDEIPNTTVYLEDKKAGVMQNLTAQPEYIFSAVKGEANERFVLHFNYEAPSSVSTVENNSMKVFSFNNNVVVDFSNAAAQEAHTIVIYDIMGKVISHENFNGKVYSKSLEINEPMYVVVKTNDGNSIVSKKLFVTK from the coding sequence TTGTTACTAGCTGCGTTGCTGTGGGCAACGAGCGGATGGGCACAGACCATCGTAATTGGTACAGGCGGTTCTAATAGTAATGGTACAGGAAATGATCCTATAGATGATTATTTTGCCTATATGCATTATCAAACAGTTTATACTGCGGCAGAACTATCGGCTGCAGGTTTGGTTGCATATAATGAGCTGACAGGCTTGGGTTTTTCTGTATCCGAGAGTCCGGGTACATTGGCAAACTATACTATTAAAATTGGTCATACCTCTGCCACTAATGCTGCAGCCCATATTGCGGCAAGCAGCACTACGGTAAAGCCTGCTTTTAGTTATACCCCAACTGTTGTTTCTGCGGGTAGTTTTGATATGGTATCTTTTGCTACCAATTTTGTATGGAATGGTACAGATAATATTTTTATAGATATTTGTACAGGTTCGAATCCATATGTATCGCCTTATGGAGGAGTAAGAGTTCATTCACTTACGAATGGATCAAGATATGTCAGAAGCGATGGCTCTGCACAATGTGCTGTAAACACAAATACTACTAATAGTAATCGTCCACAAATACAGTTCTCATATATTACAGGAACTCCGCCTTCATGTTTGCCGCCTTTGGCCTTGTCTGGTACAGCAACCACAGGAACTACTGCCAATATCAACTGGACAGCTCCTTCACCAGCACCTTCTAATGGTTATGAGTATGCGGTTACCACCTCTGCAACGCCTCCGGTTTCGGGCACTGCTTTTGCAGGTACTAGTACTAGTGTAAGTGGATTAACGCCTGTTACAACCTACTATTTGCATGTTCGCAGTTACTGTGGTGGTAGCGATTATAGCTCTTGGGTTACTAGCACTTCGTTTACAACGCCTTGTGCTGCGGCTACATTACCATGGACAGAAAATTTTGATGGCGTAACCATACCTGCTTTTCCTAATTGTTGGAAAAAGGAAAATGGTGATTGGACAACAACCAATAACTCTAGTTCTTCCTACGATGCAGATGCTCGCTCAGGTACGCAGTTTTTAAGAAATTCTTGGTCTGCCACTAATGAGTTTGTGTGGACGCCCAGCTTTACTATGACAAGCGGTACCACCTATGAGTTTAAGTTTTGGTGGGCTGGCGATAATGAGTCAGGATGGACAGGAGATGTGTTTGTAAACTCAGCACAAAGTTCATCGGGTGCAACTCAGTTGGGAACCTCATTTGTAACCAGTGGTACTACAACTACCAAAACCTATGTTCAGGAAACATATTCATTTACTCCAGGCACAACAGGTGATTACTATTTTGCCATTAGAGTAAATGCTACTTCTAATCCTTGGTATTTAAGTTTTGATGATTTTGGAGTGGATGTAGCACCTTCATGTTTGTCTCCAACAGCTTTGTCAGGTACGCCAACAACAGCAACAACAGCCAATATTGGTTGGACTGCACCATCGCCTGCACCTTCTAATGGTTATGAGTATGCAGTTACCACCTCTGCAACACCTCCGGTTTCGGGTACTGCTTTTGCAGGTACTAGTACTAGTGTAAGCGGATTAGCTCCTGTTACAACTTATTATTTACACGTTCGCAGCGATTGTGGAAGCGGTAGTTATAGCCCTTGGGTTACTAGTGCATCGTTTACAACGCCTTGTGTTGCAACTGCCTTGCCATGGACAGAAAATTTTGATGGCGTAACCATACCAGCTTTTCCTAATTGCTGGAAAAAGGAAAATGGTGATTGGGTAACAACCAATAACTCTAATTCTACCTACGATGCAGATGCTCGCTCAGGTACGCAGTTTTTAAGAAATTCATTTTCTGCCACTAATGAGTTTGTGTGGACACCCGGCTTTACTATGACAGGCGGTACCGCCTATGAATTTAAGTTTTGGTGGGCAGGCGATACTTATTCGGGTTGGACAGGTGATGTGTTTGTAAATTCAGCACAAAGTTCAGCAGGGGCTACACAGTTAGGAAGTTCATTTGTAGCCAGCGGTACTGTTACTACTAAAACCTACAAGCAAGAAACATATTCATTTACTCCAGGCACAACAGGTGATTACTATTTTGCCATTAGAGTAAATGCTACTTCTAATCCTTGGTATTTAAGTTTTGATGATTTTGGAGTGGATGTAGCACCAAGTTGTATTCAACCATCAGCTTCGGCTGCAACTTCTATTACTACTAGTAGTGCAGACTATAATTTTACGTGTACATCGTGTTCTGGTAATTATATTGTAGAATATGGTCTTTCCGGTTTTACTCCGGGTACAGGTGCCACTGCGGGAACCGGTGGTACTGTAATTACTACTAGTACACTAACAGGAACAATAAGTGGTTTGAGTGCATTAACCGGTTACGATTATTATGTGCGTCAAGTTTGTGCTGGTTCAACCTATAGTACCAATGCGGGGCCTATCAGCTTTTCAACCTCAATGGATTGTTCTGCCGCTGTGGCAATTACATGTGGCGTTAATTTTGCGTTTAATGTAACTGCCGGATCCGGTTCATGGAATACTACTCCGAGTGGTTTGTGTGTAGCTACTCCCGGTAAGGAGGTTTTGTATAGCTTCACTCCAGCTCTTACGGGAGTTTACAGTTTAGCTAATACAGTAGCCGGAACAGGAGATTTTGTTGATGTATATATTAAGACAGATACAGGAGGATGTTCTGATGCTGCTTCGTGGTCTTGTGTAGGTTGGTATTATTCCCCACTGCAAAATCGCTCCTTAGGTACGCTATCTGCAGGTACTAAATATTATATTATGGCAGATGTTGAAAGTGCTGTTGCCAGCACACAAACTTTTAACATTGCATGTGTATTGCCTCCACCGGCAAACGATAATTGTGCGGGAGCAGTAGCCTTTCCAACTATCCCAACCGATGGTACTTGTGCAAGTGTTACAGTAAACACAGCTGGAGCAACCGGTTCTGCTGATGCTACGTGTTCAGGAACAGAGGATGACGATGTTTGGTACACCTTTACGGTTCCTGCCGGTTATACATCTGTAAATTATGCCAATACAAGTATTTCAGGCAATGGAGACCGTATGATTCAAGTGTTTAGTGGTTCGTGCCCCGGAACATCCATTGGTTGTTACGATCCGGAAAGTGGAACTATAACCGGACTTACCGGAGGCTCAACCTATTTGTTGCGTACATATACTTACGGCTCAGGAGTTACCTCTAACTTTTCAATATGCTTGAGTGTGCCGCCACCTCCACCGGCAAACGATAATTGTGCAGGAGCTAAATTGCTAACCAATTGCTCTTTGCCAGATACTACTAAGAATTTAGGTGGAGCAACCTCCTCTTTGGCTGCGGGTTCTTGTGCCGGTACTGCAGACGATGATGTGTGGTATAAATTTGTAGCTACAGCATCTTCCATGTATGTTACTTGTTTTTCATCTTACGATGCAGTTTTAGAGTTGCGTTCTGGAGCTTGTAATGGCACAGAGGTGACTTGTGTAGATGATTATACAACAAATACCTTTGAAGATATTGTTGCTACCGGGCTTACAGTAGGCAATACTTACTATGTACGTGTATATAGTTATGGAAGTTCTAAACCTTCCGCAACTGATTTTGTATGGGTAACTGCTGCCGAAGCAGGTTGTTGGCAAGGTGCTACCAGTACAAATTGGGCTACAGCCGGAAACTGGTCAGATTTGGTAGTGCCAAACAGTTGTTCTAAAAACGTAACTATACCAGCCGGTACGCCTTATGCTCCGGAGATTTCATCTGCAAGTTACTCAGTGGGTAATATAAATATTAGCAATGGAGTTACATTAACCATCAACGCTACTCGTGCATTAAATGTATGTGGTAACTGGAATGGAGGCGTAAGTTCTTTGGCTGCTGCAATTGGAGCCGGAAGGGTAGAGTTTAATGGCACGGGTGCGCAAACAATAAGTGGTAAAACTACTTTTAGCACATTGCAAGTGAATAAATCTTCAGGAACAACAGCATTAGCAGCGGGTGCGGTAGTGAACTCTACAGTAGCGTTAGAGTTAAAAGCAGGAAATATAGATGTAAGTGCAGGTACATTTACGCTTAAATCGGCCGATGCTAGCAATGCTGCCATGTTAGATAATTTCAGTTCAGGTTTTACAGGTTCTATTATCGGTAACATTTCTGCAGAGAGAGGCTATAATAATGCTACCGACCCTTCTTTGCATAAGCAGCATTTCTTCTCAAGCCCAATTAATAATGTTGCAATAGCTCAATTTGCACCAACTTATGGCGTAAATGGCGGGTGGGTTACTCCAAAGCCCGATTGCGATGAAATGAATTTGGCTAATGGCAGTAACTACGGCAGTGTATTTGAATACGATGAAAGCCATGTAACTGCTTGTCATTTAGAAGCATGGAAGGTTAGAAGCAGCGGTACTGCAGATAATGCACGCGGCTATTCTGTGGTAAAAAGTTCTGCCGGAGTATTAACATTGAGCGGTGCTCCAAACTTAGGAGCTACTTATACTGTACCTAACTTAACCAGAATCGGTTGGACATCTATGATGACACCTCAAGGCAACCAATACGAAAGTGGTTGGAGTTTATTGGGTAATCCGTATTCAGCATCTTTAGATTTGGACTACTCAGTAAATGGCGATTTTGAAAATGCCATTCAGGTATTGCATACGAGTGGTTTATTTGCAGGAACTTACCAACCTGTTACCATGAGCGGAAGCGATGTGTTGGCTCCGTTTCAAGGATTTATGGCTCGTAAAGCCATACAAGGTGGATCGGCAACATTTACAATAAATGCAGCTAATCGTTCAAGAACAACAACTACATTCCAAAAGAACGGGGAGCACCAAATGAGTTTATCGGTGATAGGAAATGGATTTGCCGATATTACTTATTTTAATTTCGATGCAAACTCCACTACCGGTTTTGATGTAGATGCAGATGGTGGTAAACTTTCCAGCTACCACGGCCAGCCAACATTATACTCAATTATTGGCGCTACTTGGGCTTCTATTAACACCAACCCCGATGTGCCAAGTACTCCGAATATTCCACTTGGATTTAATCCTGGAAGCAACGGTGCATTCCAGTTTGTAGGAACAGGTTTTGATGAAATTCCTAATACAACTGTTTATTTGGAAGATAAGAAAGCAGGTGTAATGCAGAATTTAACTGCACAGCCGGAATATATTTTCTCTGCCGTAAAAGGTGAAGCAAACGAACGTTTTGTACTGCACTTTAATTACGAAGCACCAAGTTCTGTAAGTACAGTTGAAAACAACAGTATGAAAGTATTTAGCTTCAACAATAATGTGGTAGTTGATTTTAGCAATGCGGCAGCGCAAGAAGCCCACACCATCGTAATCTACGATATAATGGGTAAAGTTATCAGCCACGAAAACTTTAATGGAAAAGTTTATTCTAAATCGTTAGAAATAAACGAACCAATGTATGTTGTGGTAAAAACAAACGATGGTAACTCTATTGTGAGCAAAAAGTTATTTGTTACTAAGTAA
- the alaS gene encoding alanine--tRNA ligase — translation MTSEQIRKAFLDFFESKGHKIVPSAPIVVKNDPTLMFINSGMAPFKNIFLGNEPIQYPRIADTQKCLRVSGKHNDLEEVGVDTYHHTMFEMLGNWSFGDYFKKEAIEWSWELLTQVYKLEKDRLYVTVFEGDEKENLNFDTEANLEWKKWISEDRILKGNKKDNFWEMGDTGPCGPCSEIHYDLRSQEERQATNGKLLVNTGHPQVIEIWNNVFMEFERKADGSLVKLSKQHVDTGMGFERLCVAVQNKKSNYDTDIFQPIIQQLATTARTTYSYTAPTLSADGKIIGTLTEAQKKDIALRVVADHIRTIAFTIADGQLPSNNGAGYVIRRILRRAVRYGYSYLGLEQPFMCDLIPMLATQFMHVFPELKAQESFVTNVIKEEETAFLRTLANGIKRIESLNEIDGKTAFELFDTYGFPLDLTKLIAAEKGWQVDEAGFNKEMAAQKERARAAAATEQSDWVLVDEDAKSEFIGYDFTEAQVNVLKYRSVKQKDKELFQIVLDKTPFYAESGGQVGDTGYLDFGNEKIEVLDTKKENDLIVHWVKKLPAQPEVAVHAKVNVSKRNSTKKNHSATHLLQAALREVLGTHVQQKGSLVNSDYLRFDFSHFSKMTEEEIAKVEQLVNEKIMQNISLDEKRNMPIADAEKLGATMLFGEKYGEFVRVITFDKDFSSELCGGTHVGATGEIGFFKITSEGSVAAGVRRIEAVTGQNAIQLANNALNKLATATAALNNTKDILKSIESLKSENEELKKQLQQLEDKAVADLKKQILASIKKVGNVHFFAATQVEVNSVEALRKLGIQLANDLKENFVLLLSTEINGKRPVHLRIAPSLEINGNQLLKELAPSIKGGGPADFVQASAGNLEDVKALENGLILKFK, via the coding sequence ATGACATCAGAACAAATTCGCAAAGCATTTCTTGATTTCTTTGAAAGCAAAGGCCACAAAATAGTGCCATCGGCACCAATTGTTGTAAAAAACGACCCCACGCTTATGTTCATCAACAGCGGCATGGCACCTTTCAAAAACATATTTCTTGGCAATGAACCCATACAATATCCACGCATTGCCGATACCCAAAAATGCCTGCGCGTTTCAGGAAAACACAACGATTTAGAAGAAGTAGGCGTAGATACCTACCACCACACCATGTTTGAAATGCTCGGCAACTGGAGCTTTGGCGACTACTTTAAAAAAGAAGCCATAGAATGGAGCTGGGAACTGCTTACGCAAGTATATAAACTCGAAAAAGACCGCCTTTATGTAACCGTTTTTGAAGGCGATGAAAAAGAAAACCTCAATTTCGATACCGAAGCCAACCTCGAATGGAAAAAATGGATAAGCGAAGACCGCATTCTTAAAGGAAACAAAAAAGATAACTTTTGGGAAATGGGCGATACCGGACCTTGCGGCCCTTGCTCCGAAATACACTACGACCTCCGCAGCCAAGAAGAGCGCCAAGCCACCAATGGCAAATTACTAGTAAACACCGGACACCCACAAGTAATTGAAATCTGGAACAACGTATTCATGGAGTTTGAACGCAAAGCCGATGGCAGCTTAGTAAAACTTTCAAAGCAACACGTAGATACTGGAATGGGTTTTGAACGCCTATGCGTTGCCGTACAAAACAAAAAAAGCAATTACGATACCGATATCTTCCAACCAATTATTCAGCAATTAGCTACCACCGCCCGCACCACATACAGCTATACCGCCCCTACCCTTTCTGCCGATGGAAAAATAATTGGAACTTTAACCGAGGCTCAAAAGAAAGATATAGCCCTACGTGTAGTGGCCGACCACATACGCACCATTGCATTTACTATTGCCGATGGGCAACTCCCGTCCAACAATGGCGCAGGTTACGTTATTCGCAGAATACTGCGCAGAGCTGTTCGCTACGGCTATTCCTATTTAGGATTGGAACAACCATTTATGTGCGATTTAATACCAATGCTCGCCACACAATTCATGCACGTTTTCCCGGAATTGAAAGCACAAGAAAGCTTTGTTACCAATGTAATTAAAGAAGAAGAAACCGCTTTCCTACGCACCCTTGCCAATGGAATAAAACGCATAGAAAGCCTTAATGAAATTGATGGCAAAACCGCCTTTGAATTGTTCGACACCTATGGCTTTCCACTCGACCTCACTAAACTCATTGCAGCCGAAAAAGGCTGGCAAGTTGACGAAGCAGGATTTAACAAAGAAATGGCCGCACAAAAAGAACGCGCCCGAGCAGCCGCAGCCACCGAACAAAGCGACTGGGTACTGGTTGACGAAGATGCCAAAAGCGAATTTATTGGCTACGACTTTACCGAAGCACAAGTAAACGTGCTAAAATACCGCAGCGTAAAACAAAAAGACAAAGAATTATTTCAAATAGTATTAGACAAAACCCCATTTTATGCCGAAAGTGGCGGACAAGTTGGCGATACCGGCTACTTAGATTTTGGAAACGAAAAAATTGAAGTACTCGACACCAAAAAAGAAAACGACCTAATTGTTCATTGGGTAAAAAAACTACCTGCCCAACCCGAAGTGGCAGTACATGCAAAAGTAAACGTAAGCAAGCGCAACAGTACCAAAAAGAACCACTCTGCCACCCACTTGCTGCAAGCAGCACTAAGAGAAGTATTGGGCACACACGTACAGCAAAAAGGCTCCTTAGTAAATAGCGATTATTTGCGCTTCGATTTTTCGCATTTCAGCAAAATGACCGAAGAGGAAATAGCAAAGGTAGAGCAACTGGTAAACGAAAAAATAATGCAGAATATTTCGTTAGACGAAAAAAGAAACATGCCAATTGCCGATGCCGAAAAACTGGGTGCCACCATGCTCTTTGGCGAAAAATACGGTGAATTTGTGCGTGTTATTACCTTCGATAAGGATTTTAGCAGCGAACTTTGCGGAGGCACACACGTAGGAGCCACCGGAGAAATCGGCTTCTTTAAAATTACATCAGAAGGTTCGGTAGCTGCAGGTGTTCGCAGAATTGAAGCCGTTACCGGACAAAATGCCATACAATTAGCCAATAACGCCCTCAACAAGTTGGCTACGGCAACAGCCGCACTTAACAATACCAAAGACATTCTTAAAAGCATTGAAAGCCTAAAAAGCGAAAACGAAGAACTAAAAAAGCAACTACAACAACTGGAAGACAAAGCCGTTGCCGATCTTAAAAAGCAGATACTTGCCTCAATTAAAAAAGTTGGAAACGTTCATTTTTTTGCTGCCACACAGGTAGAGGTAAATTCTGTTGAAGCACTAAGAAAGCTCGGCATTCAACTTGCCAATGATTTAAAAGAGAATTTTGTATTGCTGCTTTCAACCGAAATAAATGGAAAGCGTCCGGTGCATTTGCGCATAGCACCCTCGCTGGAAATAAATGGAAATCAGTTGCTAAAAGAACTTGCCCCAAGCATTAAAGGTGGCGGGCCGGCAGATTTTGTACAAGCAAGCGCGGGCAATTTAGAGGACGTAAAAGCACTAGAAAACGGCTTAATTCTAAAATTTAAATAA